Proteins co-encoded in one Salvia splendens isolate huo1 chromosome 4, SspV2, whole genome shotgun sequence genomic window:
- the LOC121798396 gene encoding uncharacterized protein LOC121798396 isoform X6 has translation MELSWEKRRITGRWMDMEDDMPSCGSDVGFSGTYWLNQLSTVNNSLLKEVLKEVDDLKAILQSQPSPVSEIGDDPHGVDAAVPTKRPSMLLFIDRSSNSVETRRESQEALNAVRELAEHTHGQDIKRPDKTLDTYKLPRLQHFALSEKNILQDKMSITIVNEGQHVTLENLVSNLQGLMSVQEILTYALKKKADRKLSSLAKDVGFQLLSKDFAIEVVESLPSHNEDQSNLISGETHMEDGQEGVGIHKQILADESDRWPNVVSSPSDVEYRVSEDKEDDSNTFSSVEPEPKQGDAGESDKRCNVIFSPSDVEYIVSEGKENDDGNILSSVEPEQGADDSDRRPKEVFSPSDVVYIVSEGKEDDDSNILSSVEPDQGDNSLSITAGSAQGWNVGETAHSGMEDNEQHTNFNVSFFFLDGQYRLLETLTGGLKVPSVVIVDPISENHYLLDDQSVLSYSVLSLFVNDFLAGKLHPYRQSSDIVPSPRGAQRPPFVNQDFHETDSIPLVTTHTFSELIFGNNSDPRNSASPWDRNVLVLFSNNWCGFCQRMEFVVREVYKSVKSYAYMKTNSSRKVKSVLEAEHTHDVVLKLPLIYVMDCTRNDCGFIIRPILQREVYPLLLLFPAGRKNETVSYEGDSVVSDIIKFLAAHGSHVMDLITNQDFLQDHKSVEEDLQTRSLHHEVLVRDLVQNAAVKYKIDAQLPSKLQEKPDLSVGCVLRATEKLLDVHPFDESKILIVKADERTGFRGLIINKHISWDSLEELGEGSFEYLKEAPLSFGGPVMMRGMPLSALTHKFIEGRSVEILPNVYLMDQAAKPSLVEDIRSGNQSVSDFWLFLGYSSWGWEQLFTEIAQGAWNVSTGDVEQLEWPWR, from the exons ATGGAACTCTCGTGGGAGAAGAGAAGGATAACAGGAAGGTGGATG GATATGGAGGACGATATGCCAAGCTGTGGAAGTGACGTTGGATTTAGTGGAACATATTGGCTGAATCAGCTTAGCACTGTAAATAATAGTCTTCTGAAAGAG GTTCTCAAAGAAGTTGATGATCTTAAAGCTATACTGCAATCCCAGCCCTCGCCTGTTTCAGAG ATTGGAGATGATCCTCATGGAGTTGATGCAGCTGTGCCCACAAAACGGCCTTCAATGCTTCTTTTTATTGATAGGTCATCAAACTCAGTAGAAACAAGAAGGGAGAGCCAGGAAGCTCTGAATGCTGTTAGAGAGTTGGCAGAACACACTCATGGACAAGACATTAAGAGGCCCGACAAAACATTAGATACCTACAAGCTTCCAAGACTCCAGCATTTTGCACtatcagaaaaaaatattcTCCAGGATAAGATGTCGATCACGATCGTGAATGAGGGCCAACATGTTACTCTTGAAAATTTGGTCTCCAATTTGCAAGGTCTTATGTCTGTGCAGGAGATCTTAACATATGCACTCAAGAAAAAGGCAGATAGGAAACTAAGTTCTCTTGCAAAGGATGTAGGGTTTCAACTTTTATCCAAAGATTTTGCCATTGAAGTCGTAGAATCTCTGCCATCGCACAATGAGGACCAGTCCAACCTAATTTCAGGAGAAACACACATGGAAGATGGTCAAGAAGGTGTTGGTATACATAAGCAAATACTAGCTGATGAGTCTGATAGATGGCCTAATGTGGTATCCAGTCCTTCTGATGTTGAATATAGAGTGTCTGAAGACAAAGAAGATGATAGTAACACATTTTCATCTGTAGAACCAGAACCAAAGCAAGGTGATGCTGGTGAGTCTGATAAGAGGTGTAATGTGATATTCAGTCCTTCTGATGTTGAATATATAGTGTCAGAAGGCAAAGAAAATGATGATGGTAACATCTTGTCATCTGTAGAACCTGAGCAAGGTGCTGATGACTCTGATAGGAGGCCTAAAGAGGTATTCAGTCCTTCTGATGTTGTATATATAGTGTCAGAAGGCAAAGAAGATGACGATAGTAATATCTTGTCATCTGTAGAACCTGATCAAGGCGATAATAGTTTAAGTATCACAGCCGGTAGTGCTCAAGGCTGGAATGTTGGGGAGACAGCCCACTCTGGAATGGAGGACAATGAACAGCACACCAATTTTAatgtttcctttttctttttggaCGGCCAATACAGATTGCTTGAAACTCTAACTGGAGGATTAAAGGTTCCATCAGTTGTCATAGTTGATCCAATTTCTGAGAACCACTATCTCTTAGATGACCAATCGGTTTTGAGCTATTCTGTTCTCTCTTTATTTGTTAATGATTTCCTAGCCGGAAAGCTTCATCCATATCGACAATCATCTGATATAGTTCCTAGCCCGAGAGGTGCTCAAAGACCACCTTTTGTTAATCAGGATTTTCATGAAACAGATTCCATTCCCCTTGTTACAACCCATACTTTCTCTGAATTGATTTTCGGTAATAATTCTGATCCCAGGAATTCTGCCAGTCCGTGGGATAGGAATGTATTAGTTCTTTTCAGCAATAATTGGTGTGGGTTCTGTCAGAGGATGGAATTTGTTGTTCGGGAAGTGTACAAGTCTGTTAAGAGTTATGCTTATATGAAGACAAATAGTTCAAGGAAGGTTAAATCGGTACTGGAGGCAG AACACACTCATGATGTGGTTTTAAAGCTTCCACTTATTTATGTGATGGATTGCACGCGGAATGATTGTGGCTTCATCATTAGACCAATACTGCAG AGGGAAGTTTATCCACTTTTGCTGTTATTCCCGGCTGGAAGGAAGAATGAGACTGTATCTTATGAAGGAGATAGTGTAGTATCTGATATAATCAAGTTTCTGGCTGCTCATGGCAGCCATGTAATGGACCTTATCACGAATCAAG ATTTTCTACAGGACCACAAGTCTGTTGAAGAGGATCTACAGACTAGGAGCTTGCACCATGAAGTTCTAGTCAGAGATCTCGTGCAAAATGCTGCTGTCAAATACAAGATTGATGCTCAGCTACCCTCAAAGCTACAGGAAAAGCCTGATTTGTCTGTTGGTTGTGTTCTGAGAGCAACGGAAAAGCTTCTGGACGTTCACCCCTTTGACGAATCAAAGATTCTAATAGTGAAAGCGGACGAAAGAACTGGGTTTCGTGGTCTGATAATTAACAAACATATTAGTTGGGACTCACTTGAAGAGCTAGGTGAAGGAAGCTTTGAATACCTAAAGGAGGCGCCCCTTTCATTTGGAGGCCCTGTCATGATGCGCGGGATGCCTCTCTCTGCGTTAACACACAAATTTATTGAGGGCCGATCCGTGGAGATCCTGCCAAACGTATACTTGATGGATCAAGCGGCGAAGCCTAGCCTAGTTGAAGATATAAGAAGTGGAAACCAATCTGTTAGTGATTTCTGGCTCTTTCTGGGATATTCTAGCTGGGGTTGGGAACAACTATTTACCGAGATTGCTCAAGGTGCTTGGAATGTAAGCACAGGCGACGTAGAACAGTTAGAGTGGCCGTGGCGTTGA
- the LOC121798396 gene encoding uncharacterized protein LOC121798396 isoform X5 — protein sequence MELSWEKRRITGRWMDMEDDMPSCGSDVGFSGTYWLNQLSTVNNSLLKEVQNVTVSAGESCSLFELQQYKVSFQKFIEVAREFFLPPEKYRYAVIHERSLLPLLNIEEQIHGFVFVQFAGCPSCSQVLKEVDDLKAILQSQPSPVSEIGDDPHGVDAAVPTKRPSMLLFIDRSSNSVETRRESQEALNAVRELAEHTHGQDIKRPDKTLDTYKLPRLQHFALSEKNILQDKMSITIVNEGQHVTLENLVSNLQGLMSVQEILTYALKKKADRKLSSLAKDVGFQLLSKDFAIEVVESLPSHNEDQSNLISGETHMEDGQEGVGIHKQILADESDRWPNVVSSPSDVEYRVSEDKEDDSNTFSSVEPEPKQGDAGESDKRCNVIFSPSDVEYIVSEGKENDDGNILSSVEPEQGADDSDRRPKEVFSPSDVVYIVSEGKEDDDSNILSSVEPDQGDNSLSITAGSAQGWNVGETAHSGMEDNEQHTNFNVSFFFLDGQYRLLETLTGGLKVPSVVIVDPISENHYLLDDQSVLSYSVLSLFVNDFLAGKLHPYRQSSDIVPSPRGAQRPPFVNQDFHETDSIPLVTTHTFSELIFGNNSDPRNSASPWDRNVLVLFSNNWCGFCQRMEFVVREVYKSVKSYAYMKTNSSRKVKSVLEAEHTHDVVLKLPLIYVMDCTRNDCGFIIRPILQREVYPLLLLFPAGRKNETVSYEGDSVVSDIIKFLAAHGSHVMDLITNQDFLQDHKSVEEDLQTRSLHHEVLVRDLVQNAAVKYKIDAQLPSKLQEKPDLSVGCVLRATEKLLDVHPFDESKILIVKADERTGFRGLIINKHISWDSLEELGEGSFEYLKEAPLSFGGPVMMRGMPLSALTHKFIEGRSVEILPNVYLMDQAAKPSLVEDIRSGNQSVSDFWLFLGYSSWGWEQLFTEIAQGAWNVSTGDVEQLEWPWR from the exons ATGGAACTCTCGTGGGAGAAGAGAAGGATAACAGGAAGGTGGATG GATATGGAGGACGATATGCCAAGCTGTGGAAGTGACGTTGGATTTAGTGGAACATATTGGCTGAATCAGCTTAGCACTGTAAATAATAGTCTTCTGAAAGAGGTACAAAATGTTACAGTTAGTGCTGGGGAATCCTGTTCTTTATTTGAGTTGCAGCAATACAAAGTGTCTTTTCAGAAGTTTATTGAAGTTGCTAGAGAATTCTTCTTACCTCCTGAGAAGTATAGATATGCTGTGATTCATGAAAGATCACTTCTTCCGTTGCTAAATATTGAAGAACAAATTCATGGGTTCGTTTTTGTTCAATTTGCCGGATGTCCAAGTTGTTCTCAGGTTCTCAAAGAAGTTGATGATCTTAAAGCTATACTGCAATCCCAGCCCTCGCCTGTTTCAGAG ATTGGAGATGATCCTCATGGAGTTGATGCAGCTGTGCCCACAAAACGGCCTTCAATGCTTCTTTTTATTGATAGGTCATCAAACTCAGTAGAAACAAGAAGGGAGAGCCAGGAAGCTCTGAATGCTGTTAGAGAGTTGGCAGAACACACTCATGGACAAGACATTAAGAGGCCCGACAAAACATTAGATACCTACAAGCTTCCAAGACTCCAGCATTTTGCACtatcagaaaaaaatattcTCCAGGATAAGATGTCGATCACGATCGTGAATGAGGGCCAACATGTTACTCTTGAAAATTTGGTCTCCAATTTGCAAGGTCTTATGTCTGTGCAGGAGATCTTAACATATGCACTCAAGAAAAAGGCAGATAGGAAACTAAGTTCTCTTGCAAAGGATGTAGGGTTTCAACTTTTATCCAAAGATTTTGCCATTGAAGTCGTAGAATCTCTGCCATCGCACAATGAGGACCAGTCCAACCTAATTTCAGGAGAAACACACATGGAAGATGGTCAAGAAGGTGTTGGTATACATAAGCAAATACTAGCTGATGAGTCTGATAGATGGCCTAATGTGGTATCCAGTCCTTCTGATGTTGAATATAGAGTGTCTGAAGACAAAGAAGATGATAGTAACACATTTTCATCTGTAGAACCAGAACCAAAGCAAGGTGATGCTGGTGAGTCTGATAAGAGGTGTAATGTGATATTCAGTCCTTCTGATGTTGAATATATAGTGTCAGAAGGCAAAGAAAATGATGATGGTAACATCTTGTCATCTGTAGAACCTGAGCAAGGTGCTGATGACTCTGATAGGAGGCCTAAAGAGGTATTCAGTCCTTCTGATGTTGTATATATAGTGTCAGAAGGCAAAGAAGATGACGATAGTAATATCTTGTCATCTGTAGAACCTGATCAAGGCGATAATAGTTTAAGTATCACAGCCGGTAGTGCTCAAGGCTGGAATGTTGGGGAGACAGCCCACTCTGGAATGGAGGACAATGAACAGCACACCAATTTTAatgtttcctttttctttttggaCGGCCAATACAGATTGCTTGAAACTCTAACTGGAGGATTAAAGGTTCCATCAGTTGTCATAGTTGATCCAATTTCTGAGAACCACTATCTCTTAGATGACCAATCGGTTTTGAGCTATTCTGTTCTCTCTTTATTTGTTAATGATTTCCTAGCCGGAAAGCTTCATCCATATCGACAATCATCTGATATAGTTCCTAGCCCGAGAGGTGCTCAAAGACCACCTTTTGTTAATCAGGATTTTCATGAAACAGATTCCATTCCCCTTGTTACAACCCATACTTTCTCTGAATTGATTTTCGGTAATAATTCTGATCCCAGGAATTCTGCCAGTCCGTGGGATAGGAATGTATTAGTTCTTTTCAGCAATAATTGGTGTGGGTTCTGTCAGAGGATGGAATTTGTTGTTCGGGAAGTGTACAAGTCTGTTAAGAGTTATGCTTATATGAAGACAAATAGTTCAAGGAAGGTTAAATCGGTACTGGAGGCAG AACACACTCATGATGTGGTTTTAAAGCTTCCACTTATTTATGTGATGGATTGCACGCGGAATGATTGTGGCTTCATCATTAGACCAATACTGCAG AGGGAAGTTTATCCACTTTTGCTGTTATTCCCGGCTGGAAGGAAGAATGAGACTGTATCTTATGAAGGAGATAGTGTAGTATCTGATATAATCAAGTTTCTGGCTGCTCATGGCAGCCATGTAATGGACCTTATCACGAATCAAG ATTTTCTACAGGACCACAAGTCTGTTGAAGAGGATCTACAGACTAGGAGCTTGCACCATGAAGTTCTAGTCAGAGATCTCGTGCAAAATGCTGCTGTCAAATACAAGATTGATGCTCAGCTACCCTCAAAGCTACAGGAAAAGCCTGATTTGTCTGTTGGTTGTGTTCTGAGAGCAACGGAAAAGCTTCTGGACGTTCACCCCTTTGACGAATCAAAGATTCTAATAGTGAAAGCGGACGAAAGAACTGGGTTTCGTGGTCTGATAATTAACAAACATATTAGTTGGGACTCACTTGAAGAGCTAGGTGAAGGAAGCTTTGAATACCTAAAGGAGGCGCCCCTTTCATTTGGAGGCCCTGTCATGATGCGCGGGATGCCTCTCTCTGCGTTAACACACAAATTTATTGAGGGCCGATCCGTGGAGATCCTGCCAAACGTATACTTGATGGATCAAGCGGCGAAGCCTAGCCTAGTTGAAGATATAAGAAGTGGAAACCAATCTGTTAGTGATTTCTGGCTCTTTCTGGGATATTCTAGCTGGGGTTGGGAACAACTATTTACCGAGATTGCTCAAGGTGCTTGGAATGTAAGCACAGGCGACGTAGAACAGTTAGAGTGGCCGTGGCGTTGA
- the LOC121798396 gene encoding uncharacterized protein LOC121798396 isoform X2, translating to MCVCMSDLNRCGLLLLAVALSLFSSHTVYCDGGGDADVQWQILTKLNYSSQIRLHPRFILLVTVPWSGESRSLMKGLAQAVANDEMGLGTLKLMVLYKNVERTLADALGATDGITVFYYHNSLSYRYWGRLRVQSILFSVHYVVQLPPDEKPLKTLTTAEELSEFLHSTDKAVILFDLCGWTPRLLAMNGSTTGSDLGRGFVGSDSEMENNGTLVGEEKDNRKDMEDDMPSCGSDVGFSGTYWLNQLSTVNNSLLKEVQNVTVSAGESCSLFELQQYKVSFQKFIEVAREFFLPPEKYRYAVIHERSLLPLLNIEEQIHGFVFVQFAGCPSCSQVLKEVDDLKAILQSQPSPVSEIGDDPHGVDAAVPTKRPSMLLFIDRSSNSVETRRESQEALNAVRELAEHTHGQDIKRPDKTLDTYKLPRLQHFALSEKNILQDKMSITIVNEGQHVTLENLVSNLQGLMSVQEILTYALKKKADRKLSSLAKDVGFQLLSKDFAIEVVESLPSHNEDQSNLISGETHMEDGQEGVGIHKQILADESDRWPNVVSSPSDVEYRVSEDKEDDSNTFSSVEPEPKQGDAGESDKRCNVIFSPSDVEYIVSEGKENDDGNILSSVEPEQGADDSDRRPKEVFSPSDVVYIVSEGKEDDDSNILSSVEPDQGDNSLSITAGSAQGWNVGETAHSGMEDNEQHTNFNVSFFFLDGQYRLLETLTGGLKVPSVVIVDPISENHYLLDDQSVLSYSVLSLFVNDFLAGKLHPYRQSSDIVPSPRGAQRPPFVNQDFHETDSIPLVTTHTFSELIFGNNSDPRNSASPWDRNVLVLFSNNWCGFCQRMEFVVREVYKSVKSYAYMKTNSSRKVKSVLEAEHTHDVVLKLPLIYVMDCTRNDCGFIIRPILQREVYPLLLLFPAGRKNETVSYEGDSVVSDIIKFLAAHGSHVMDLITNQDFLQDHKSVEEDLQTRSLHHEVLVRDLVQNAAVKYKIDAQLPSKLQEKPDLSVGCVLRATEKLLDVHPFDESKILIVKADERTGFRGLIINKHISWDSLEELGEGSFEYLKEAPLSFGGPVMMRGMPLSALTHKFIEGRSVEILPNVYLMDQAAKPSLVEDIRSGNQSVSDFWLFLGYSSWGWEQLFTEIAQGAWNVSTGDVEQLEWPWR from the exons ATGTGCGTATGTATGAGTGATCTCAATCGCTGTGGTTTGCTGCTGCTGGCGGTGGCGCTCTCTCTTTTCTCCTCTCACACCGTTTACTGCGACGGCGGCGGAGATGCGGATGTGCAATGGCAGATCCTCACTAAATTAAATTACTCCTCGCAGATTCGTCTCCATCCTCGCTTCATTCTCCTCGTCACTGTACCAT GGTCTGGTGAGTCACGGTCCCTTATGAAGGGATTGGCTCAAGCGGTTGCCAATGATGAAATGGGGCTTGGTACCTTAAAACTTATGGTCCTATACAAAAATGTGGAGAGGACACTAGCTGATGCACTTGGTGCCACTGATGGAATAACAGTCTTTTACTACCATAATTCCCTGTCATATAGATATTGGGGAAGACTTCGAGTCCAGAGCATATTGTTTTCTGTGCATTATGTAGTGCAGCTTCCTCCCGATGAGAAACCTCTTAAGACTTTAACCACTGCAGAAGAGCTAAGTGAATTCCTTCATTCAACTGACAAGGCTGTAATTCTGTTCGACCTTTGTGGTTGGACTCCAAGATTGCTTGCTATGAATGGGTCTACAACTGGAAGTGATCTAG GAAGAGGTTTTGTTGGATCAGACTCTGAAATGGAGAACAATGGAACTCTCGTGGGAGAAGAGAAGGATAACAGGAAG GATATGGAGGACGATATGCCAAGCTGTGGAAGTGACGTTGGATTTAGTGGAACATATTGGCTGAATCAGCTTAGCACTGTAAATAATAGTCTTCTGAAAGAGGTACAAAATGTTACAGTTAGTGCTGGGGAATCCTGTTCTTTATTTGAGTTGCAGCAATACAAAGTGTCTTTTCAGAAGTTTATTGAAGTTGCTAGAGAATTCTTCTTACCTCCTGAGAAGTATAGATATGCTGTGATTCATGAAAGATCACTTCTTCCGTTGCTAAATATTGAAGAACAAATTCATGGGTTCGTTTTTGTTCAATTTGCCGGATGTCCAAGTTGTTCTCAGGTTCTCAAAGAAGTTGATGATCTTAAAGCTATACTGCAATCCCAGCCCTCGCCTGTTTCAGAG ATTGGAGATGATCCTCATGGAGTTGATGCAGCTGTGCCCACAAAACGGCCTTCAATGCTTCTTTTTATTGATAGGTCATCAAACTCAGTAGAAACAAGAAGGGAGAGCCAGGAAGCTCTGAATGCTGTTAGAGAGTTGGCAGAACACACTCATGGACAAGACATTAAGAGGCCCGACAAAACATTAGATACCTACAAGCTTCCAAGACTCCAGCATTTTGCACtatcagaaaaaaatattcTCCAGGATAAGATGTCGATCACGATCGTGAATGAGGGCCAACATGTTACTCTTGAAAATTTGGTCTCCAATTTGCAAGGTCTTATGTCTGTGCAGGAGATCTTAACATATGCACTCAAGAAAAAGGCAGATAGGAAACTAAGTTCTCTTGCAAAGGATGTAGGGTTTCAACTTTTATCCAAAGATTTTGCCATTGAAGTCGTAGAATCTCTGCCATCGCACAATGAGGACCAGTCCAACCTAATTTCAGGAGAAACACACATGGAAGATGGTCAAGAAGGTGTTGGTATACATAAGCAAATACTAGCTGATGAGTCTGATAGATGGCCTAATGTGGTATCCAGTCCTTCTGATGTTGAATATAGAGTGTCTGAAGACAAAGAAGATGATAGTAACACATTTTCATCTGTAGAACCAGAACCAAAGCAAGGTGATGCTGGTGAGTCTGATAAGAGGTGTAATGTGATATTCAGTCCTTCTGATGTTGAATATATAGTGTCAGAAGGCAAAGAAAATGATGATGGTAACATCTTGTCATCTGTAGAACCTGAGCAAGGTGCTGATGACTCTGATAGGAGGCCTAAAGAGGTATTCAGTCCTTCTGATGTTGTATATATAGTGTCAGAAGGCAAAGAAGATGACGATAGTAATATCTTGTCATCTGTAGAACCTGATCAAGGCGATAATAGTTTAAGTATCACAGCCGGTAGTGCTCAAGGCTGGAATGTTGGGGAGACAGCCCACTCTGGAATGGAGGACAATGAACAGCACACCAATTTTAatgtttcctttttctttttggaCGGCCAATACAGATTGCTTGAAACTCTAACTGGAGGATTAAAGGTTCCATCAGTTGTCATAGTTGATCCAATTTCTGAGAACCACTATCTCTTAGATGACCAATCGGTTTTGAGCTATTCTGTTCTCTCTTTATTTGTTAATGATTTCCTAGCCGGAAAGCTTCATCCATATCGACAATCATCTGATATAGTTCCTAGCCCGAGAGGTGCTCAAAGACCACCTTTTGTTAATCAGGATTTTCATGAAACAGATTCCATTCCCCTTGTTACAACCCATACTTTCTCTGAATTGATTTTCGGTAATAATTCTGATCCCAGGAATTCTGCCAGTCCGTGGGATAGGAATGTATTAGTTCTTTTCAGCAATAATTGGTGTGGGTTCTGTCAGAGGATGGAATTTGTTGTTCGGGAAGTGTACAAGTCTGTTAAGAGTTATGCTTATATGAAGACAAATAGTTCAAGGAAGGTTAAATCGGTACTGGAGGCAG AACACACTCATGATGTGGTTTTAAAGCTTCCACTTATTTATGTGATGGATTGCACGCGGAATGATTGTGGCTTCATCATTAGACCAATACTGCAG AGGGAAGTTTATCCACTTTTGCTGTTATTCCCGGCTGGAAGGAAGAATGAGACTGTATCTTATGAAGGAGATAGTGTAGTATCTGATATAATCAAGTTTCTGGCTGCTCATGGCAGCCATGTAATGGACCTTATCACGAATCAAG ATTTTCTACAGGACCACAAGTCTGTTGAAGAGGATCTACAGACTAGGAGCTTGCACCATGAAGTTCTAGTCAGAGATCTCGTGCAAAATGCTGCTGTCAAATACAAGATTGATGCTCAGCTACCCTCAAAGCTACAGGAAAAGCCTGATTTGTCTGTTGGTTGTGTTCTGAGAGCAACGGAAAAGCTTCTGGACGTTCACCCCTTTGACGAATCAAAGATTCTAATAGTGAAAGCGGACGAAAGAACTGGGTTTCGTGGTCTGATAATTAACAAACATATTAGTTGGGACTCACTTGAAGAGCTAGGTGAAGGAAGCTTTGAATACCTAAAGGAGGCGCCCCTTTCATTTGGAGGCCCTGTCATGATGCGCGGGATGCCTCTCTCTGCGTTAACACACAAATTTATTGAGGGCCGATCCGTGGAGATCCTGCCAAACGTATACTTGATGGATCAAGCGGCGAAGCCTAGCCTAGTTGAAGATATAAGAAGTGGAAACCAATCTGTTAGTGATTTCTGGCTCTTTCTGGGATATTCTAGCTGGGGTTGGGAACAACTATTTACCGAGATTGCTCAAGGTGCTTGGAATGTAAGCACAGGCGACGTAGAACAGTTAGAGTGGCCGTGGCGTTGA